From the Penaeus vannamei isolate JL-2024 chromosome 20, ASM4276789v1, whole genome shotgun sequence genome, the window GTTAAATTTAAATATTTGCAAGCTGATTTCCAGGGTAGGCCCAACAGTGATAGGTGAACTTTTGTTGTGGTCTTTATGAGAGCCCTAGACCTTTTTTTAATGGCAAGTATCACTGGCATCATAAATAACTATCATGATTATATAgccaaataaatatgaataaaaaatatgtttCCATCTTGCCTCAAAATTTCCAAAGAcaaatatatgtactgtatactgCTACATGTGGGGGTATTTGAGCTTCCCAATGCCATAATCAATTTATGATGTGACAGTTttagaggaaataagaagaatcTGGACTGGTTACTATGGCAATACATATTTTGTAAACAAGCAGCCTTGAACTAATTTGCCAATAAAGTTGCTAATTTGTCTATCTGATATCATAGACATCCTACTATGACACACCTAGGTTTGACAAAATACTGTTGAAAACAAAATTTTTGAGAAAGAGTTGCAAGTTtgttgacataaaaaaaaaaaaaaaaaaaaaacacagtgaaCTTCAGGATCCTCAATTCTTTGCACCAAAATGCATATGAAGGTTAATATTGAAGAGAGcttgatggatagagagaaaatatagcCTTTTACTGAAAATTAAGATTCTAAGAAATTTTGGGAAATTTTTATGAATCTAGACATTATCAATTAACTGAAAATAGATGTTCAATTCTATTCTTGTCCACTTCAGTGCTAAAGCTAAGTCCAACAGGTTTATATATAGAGTTAAAAAATAAATCTTGTTAACAGTAACAGCAAAGTCAACTCCATGAActgtaaacaacaataaaaaatcaacTGAAAAGTTATAGCtgataatacaatatatacaaacagCTATTCTGTAACAGTAGATTatacaacagaaaaaacaaaaacttcaCTTGAGGAAGAATCATCAATCACAAGCAAATATCATACACTGCTGTGACACTATTTCTTCTTACAATATGGAAAATATAATACTTTGGAGATACATTTCCATACAATTATATCACAAAAAAAGTTATCATAACTGCAGAGCTCATAGCTAATATATTCTTGCATCTTTTATCTgcaaatattactaatattacttttTCCCTAAATGATGACTATTTATTTGTAAACTAAAGTATTCATTAAGGCAAGCACATTAGGAATGCAGTCTCCACTTACAGGTCTCATCCTCTccagcatatatattttttcttttttcaattttcttttcttttctttaccccgTGGGGATTTTCTAACCTATATGAAATGATCTAATATACAGTTGCATACATTTTATTATACAATTTAGTGATTTAAATAATTTTTTGTCTTCTGATGTTTGATGAGTACACCATCAATGAATTTAACCAACAAACTTTAGTTGTTTACCTACTTCCACTTTTTGAAAAATTATGAATCTTAGTCTTATCATATCAAAAATTTAAGTGTACATCTATTTCAGCTCAACGTAATTCAGCTAACTTGCTTTAACCCACTTATGACAGGAGTCATGGCAAAAAATCCCAGGAACATCTATTCATGTCATGAGCCCATTTCCTGACAGCTTATGAGCCCAGCCTAGAGCCGCAAAATCTCCTGGGCATAGAGTGGCACACACTAATGCCCCCGATCATGAGTGGGTTAAATGCAAGCTGTATTTTCCAAACAGAATACTGCTTTCAGAGAAATAGTCTACTTTAGTGCTTGATTTAAAAATCTATTCTTCCTACATTTCGGAAGGTAAAGTTTTGTTGCCAACAAAAGCATTATATTTTCTGATTAATATCTCCTGTAAAATGTTATAAAATGTTaaatcctcttttctttttcatcctttctactttttccttACTTCTAAGGTAAGAAATACTAGAATTCAGCAATAActgataaatattgtatattactCATACTCTTTAGTGGTAAActacaaaaggaaataaatacccaataaataaaacactaaaatacataaaatacaggAATTGTACAGActtaaaactatataaaaaatatactgtACATATTGTCTTGCATTTATTCTATCTACTAAAAACCGTGATCTGCCATCTTctctgattttgtttatttatgttctttTGCATATGTATAGCTGGAGTATCTGGAAGATTcatgaacaaaatatatattttttctgaataTAGGATTTACAAGATGCTGatacatttatctctttctcctgaaCTCAATACTGCATTTTCTGAGACTGTAAACTTTTGAAATCTCTGTAAAAATTACTGTAACTAGAAAACACTTCCCCAGTATATCAATCAATTCTGCAGGGATATTTTTCTGAGGGATATATGAATATGCCTTACAAATcctataaaaatatgaaaattactATGCATATAATTGCAGCCTAAAATGACAACCTTTGCTTAACTACTTCAATATTGGGAATCAAATACCTATGACATTATTTAACCACTGAGCATGTTTCTCTCCTAGGGTTTTTTGATATGTTTTCTTCTGAGTACATTTTTCTATCAGAAAGTGTTCTCCAAGAAGGACTGAACTCCATTCACTATTTACAGTTTCAACACATGACCTCTTGAGTGCTGGCGGAGGTGGGGAACATGTTCTTTGGGGTGAGGAGCACAGGAGATCTCGCAAGCGAGTTAGCAAGAAACGTCGGTGGCAGAAGAGTGCCTCATGGTCTTCGTATTCTTCAATCAGGTCTCTGTTAAAGTCCAGCTCCCTCTGGTACAGCTTTGTGACAGAGTTTACATATGGGACAATTTCACTTACATTCTCAACTTTAGATTCATTTACAAGTGACACAATTGAGTCAAGTAGATACTGTAAGTAGTGAAGTCCACTGTGCTCACTAACGTGGACGCTTATCCATTTATGGCTTTCCTCATACTCTGCTCGACAAACATCCACAAGTCCCACATATGTTGCGAACTGCTGTATGACCCATAATCGGTGGTTCCAAGAATGATAATTGTTCTGGTGCTTGTTAGCTGCCCATGTACAGAGGTCCAGCTCAGCAAATAGGAATCGCTCAATTTGTTCTGAGTGGAAAACAACACCATTACCATTGTGGTGTTCTGGATCGATACCATTGGGCCCATTTGCCTGCTGAGGAATGACCTTAGCTATAACATTTTTAAACATCCACTTACGGTGCTGGAACACCTCCATACACTTGGGCTTTCTTGAAAGAATAAGCCTAGTGAAGTGTAATTCTAGGTTGGCACTCAGGTCACCCTGGCCCAGCAGAACCTTGCGCAAATTCCAAAAGGTTGTGACTTCTGGGGCAATAAGAAGGCAGAACTGGGTCCAACGAAGTACCTGAGCAGGATCTGTGGGAAACAAGTTCTATAACTAAAGACTGTAAGAGTTAAGGAagttatacaaatttatatgctGAGACAATGGTATGGACTAAttgagagggaagtaggaaatgAAAAATCTCATAAAGTACTGACATCATATTTCACTTTACCAATTAGAACTGAGAAATAAGATTGCACTAGCCTTTGCACAAAGATTATCTATCATTGCCATCAAcacaagttatatatatgtgcacacacacacacacacacacacacacacacacacacacacacacacacgcacacgcacacgcacacgcacacgcacacgcacacatttacaaagACTGGTTTCTTCCATATTAAAAAAACCTATCACTGTTAGCTTATCCCCAACTGAGTAACCAACTACTGTACTCATCTTACCCTCTCGTCTTTTGGTCTGCTTTGATCCCATTATCTTGGCATATGCATAAGCATAGACGTGTTTGACACACCATGACTCCAGACCTAGCTTGTGCTCAACATGGACAACAGGAGAGCGGTTTACTTCCCCCAAGGAAAAGACAATGTCAAACTCATctctggaagaaaaaaagaaaaaaagaaaaaaaaagaaaaagaaaaaaattagtgtCTCAAAATTTCTATTGTAGATAACACATCAATATTCATGTTAGTACTGAATACATGAAAGACAGGTTTGTTCATTACTGATTTCTCTGAATTGAAGAAACGCAAAGAAGATTTGCCAAATAAATCTTGGTAATGATATATTTCATGAGATGATAAAGTGTAAAAGTGAAAACAGACAATAAAACATGAGAAAAACATagttattaatataaatacataaagtaCATAAAGTACCTCAAGAAGTATGTTGATGGttattttatgaaaatatttagaaataaccttctgggggggggggggggatagggttctgtaaaaaaaaaaaaaaaaaaaaaaaaaaatatatatatatatatatatatatatatatatatatatatatatatatatatatatatatatatatatatatatatatatatatatatatatatatatatatagacacacacacacacacacacacacacatacattatatgtgtgcatatgtatatatatatatatatatatatatatatatatatatatatatatcatatatatatcacacatacacatacacatacacatacacatacacatacacatatatatatatatatatatatatatatatatatatatatatatatatatatatatatatatgtatgtatgtatgtatgtatgtatgtatgtatgtatgtatgtatgtatgtatgtatgtatgtatgtatgtatgtatgtatgtatgtatgtatgtatgtatgtatgtatgtatgtatgtatgtatgtatgtatgtatatgtgtatgtgtatgtgtatgtgtatgtgtatgtgtatgtgtatgtgtatgtgtatgtgtatgtgtatatgtatgtgtatgtgtatgtgtatgtgtatgtgtatgtgtgtatatatatatatatatatatatatatatatatatatatatatatatatatatatatatatatatatatatatatatcaaatcagaACATACTGGTCAACAAGTATTAGTAAATAATATGAGAATTACAtataaatgacagaaaaaaaataaggtaaaGTAAGTATTGAAGAAGGCCTTCCTCCTTGTCCCACATCATAAACGTTTTGTCATATAAAATACACTTTGTTTGTATCTCTCCCAAAAATCAACCTGTGCAACATCCTCAATGTCCAGTCAGAacatgtaattaaaaaaaaagaagaagaagaagaaaaaaaataataaaaaaaaaaaagaaaaaaagaaaaaaaagttaggtaCCCCAAAGCCCCAGGGTAACAATAAAATTTGTGATTACATATTCTACAATACTCatcactattttctttttaataagtAAATCAATTAAATAAACTAGAGATAGGGTAATTTCTCTGAATTATCTGAAGACAAAATAGAAGGGTTCCCCCAAGTTACATAAAGAACTTACAACAGGCATTAAATGAGATGATGGATAATGAATTTAAATAATATGCATTGTAAAATAAAGGCTAACTGTATTTGCTTAAATGGGCTTCTAACCTATATACTTACTTCTATTAGTTCTGCAATTGTCAAATGTAGAATCTATCTTATATAGAACATTTCTACAATAGATCTCTTACATATAGAACACTCAGCATTGCAAATGctacaaacaaaatataatatgaaaataataatgaagaaataacaccaatatatgcagaaaaaatacaaacaatatcAACATCTAGCTGATGAAATCAATCCATATTTGTTATAAAAAGCTGACAATATGAGCTTCTACCTAGTActtaaaaaaatagagtaaataaatatacaaataatagataaataaaacaaaaatatcttaAACCAACCAACACTTTATGcataaaaaatggggaaaaattcAATAACATATAAAAGAACATGCATTACTCTGAATCAATCTAAACTTAACAAATGTTAAAAACGGTTAAGCTCAAATTTATTGTGCAAACAACCTTTGAAATGTATCCTTTGTGCTAAACAAAGCACAGCTGTAAAGCACACTCAAGCCCTCAACTTGAATTTGATGCTAGCCTGGCCACCCATgctaaaaaataaacatcaactaTAATCAAGCATCCTTTATTTTAAAGTTTCATGCAAAACAGACATAAGAGGAATCTAAAAAGCTATGCATATCATACATGAGTTTAATATGAACTAGAAAAGGGATCATTACACCTACTTCTATATACAATGAGAATGTAAAATTCctaaagatatacataaacaaagccACTTTAACTAATACTATCTTCTAAATTTCCTATTGATTTGAGTATCTCCTTATAATACCTTGCAGCTGTGATatgaaacactaataataaaatactttTCTCCAATAGCAATCCCTGACAAACTAGCATAAGACCCGTAGATATCTGAAAACCtatctcctattttcctttcttcctgagACGTCCATTAAAAAACTTTTGTATAACtgcaaatatattgataaatcagaaaataaaagaatacaatTTCTTACTTACAGCAGAGTATCTTGACTCAAAActgcttctatttttttcatgattcttTCACACGTTACATCTTCCATGGTGGTCAGAGTTGAAACCTGTAGATACACAAATAATTTAAAAGCCATTATGACCAAGAATTGTAATTCATAAAATCCTAAAAAAGAGCAATAAAACTATTCAAATCAACAaagacactcactctctctctcataattatgCAAAAAATAGCTATTTCAAGCAGATGTATTGTGACACAAGAATCCTAGTGCAAACTAAGCTTCCACTGCAATTCAGGTTTGTTGCAGAAAATATCTGCAGTACTGCATCCACCCATGACAAATTCTTGTAACTAACGAGGCCACCACACCTTCACCCTGTCAAAGGCAAAGAACCCCCACTACGTATTTCGTTAGATAGAGCTTGGACTGATTCGATATTTGACAGCAAATCACCAGGTTGGCCTACAAGTTCTGTTTTACCAGACTGTACATGGTGTAGGTTTGCTGTCCAGGTGCATTACCTATGACACAAAGGTCATAGCAAATACCTGAGACACTGTGGCTGTAAATCTGATAGGTGATTGTGGGCATACCTTCAATTTAAGTAGATTGTTATTTTAGCCTTTAAAAGGTTTATTTAGTTTTAGTCTATCTCTGTAAAGTCCCAATATCAACATTCACCGAGTTCTGTTAGTGATTTGTCATTTTATACTACTGTACTCTGtgcattaaattatatatttctatcaataaAAGGTGATTTTTCAACACATGCTATCATTGAGTTCAATAATTTCACTAGATCCAGGTGATGCGACTATTACATCAAGAAAAATATTGGCTGAGGGCTGGGTGATAGGAAAATGCTGTCTTTGAAAAATCTAACTGTGGGCTGGGGTGACAGGAATGTGCCATCATGAAAAATCTGGTTGAAGGCTGGGGTAACAGGAATGACTTGCCTAAAGTGTACAAAGCTATTGGAGGAGGGTTTGACTAAGTGGTTCTTGCATCATTTCCACCattaacccctatgatccagaTGATATGACCATGTcctaaaggaaggaaggaaggaaggaaggaagggagggagggagggagggagggagggagggagggagggagggagggagggagggaggaaggaaggaaggaaggaaggaaggaaggaaggaaggaaggaaggaaggaaggaaggaaagaaagaaagatagaaagaaagatagaaagaaagaagaaaagaaaagaaaagaagaagaagaaaaaatcagcgTTATTATTGCACTGCCAAGAGGGATGATATGGTgtatgtgcaaggaaaacagtcttttAGCATCTGTATGAAGCATATGACAAaaatagacattggaaaatggtaaaattacaaaaataattgtTTTCGCAACCATGTAGTAATGTGGTTACCTgttaatgtttacatacaaaaggcttgaatgtaaacattcacttttttatcataccgatGTCATTATGTTACATGCTGCATAGGTtctgtaactcctttgatgcatatttaacttacctgcaactgacaaacacaaaaatatcctttgataacaccaataaagggccataaaattacccatcaatatcttgtggttacctgttaatgtttacatacaaaacgTACTGTAATGTCACCATCGCCGGAGAACCAGCtggacgagatggacaacttgtctgGGACAAGATAGGAGAAGTTCCGAACAGTCATAACATCTTGCCTAACTCGTCTCAatgagcaggacgagcagttccaaaTGCAGCATTGGTGTGTCCATACTGCAAAGATTAACCTTGCCAACACCTATGCAACTTGGTACCTATCAACTTAAGTAGATGAAGGGTGTTCACCCTTCTTTGGGAGAGTGCATCATTGGAGTGGTGCATATATACACctgactgtagagtttggtctgtgtgaggaaaattttttttattcaaattctatccacgcaaatgtagttctcggttAACTTTCCACACACGCTTAGTtcatttttaaatcatcttccgcgcataaaattcttttgacctttccgcgcacttgtttcaccaTCCACCCGCTGATTATCTCTGTTTTATACTAGGTATATAGATTGGCATTGAGTTGATGGCTCTATTTTGAAAGGTCTATggagaaaattaaaaatatgaaagtgaaagtgaacgtCAATGTGCCAATCTAGGATGCATACAATTCTACTATGCCGGAGATTTCCTGCAAAGCATTACATGATTTCCACAAAGGCTCAGTTCTGTTAACAACTGTCTAATACAATATTGATAACTCGTTACAATATTAACCCTATCTTTGTGATaggcattaaaaaaaataattgttgaaTTTCTGCGCAACTGTAGACAAATTGATGGTTTCtacgcatgaaaaaatgtaatattccccgcgcaagggaaatactctacagtctggcataTATACTTGATAACACTCCTTTAAATGTCCGCTGCATATTTGCTTTGGGTGTTTTCCATGTTTTCCCCTCTTACAATTCTCAGGTCCGTCCTTGCCTGCCCTAGCAACTGTAGTACGATAGTAGGTCAATACCCCAAAACTATTCCAGGCAAGTATCAGGGAACTAGGCAATCCATCAGTACCAATACAATTAGTATCGGCGACGCAGACTCGTTGTACAGAATCACCTACGATACCAACGACAACTGACACTACTCACTTTTCCAGTGATGTAAATAAAGCTGTCACAGAGCAAAAGAGGAAATCCCGAGGTGTGAGAGAAGCCCAAGAAAAAGTCTGCAGGTTTGTTGTGGTTCCGGTATCTTGTGCGTTCGAGTTTCGACGTTTTTCTACAGTGATGTTTGTTAATATTTACTTTGAATATCAGTTTCGGTTTCATTTTAAATATCAAGAGTATCTGAAACATgaacatcatgattatgatgttcTGACAGAAAAAGTACATTTAAAAGACGTCGGTGGGTTTGTAGTTTCAAATGCAGCATTAGTTAACGACGTCATTAGCACGTCAATGTCGCATCTACGTTGCAAGAATTGTCTCAAATCCAAACTGTAAATGGAACcgtatatcataaaaaaaaaaatgcttaactTCCTCCAGTTGACACTAACAAATGCTAACATAATTTCTGACGAAAAGTGATGAGTGAAAATAATGACCAAACAGTATGATGACACCGTATGTTATCTTACGAAGTGCTATGTGTAATACCCTCATGCATTACGGCAGTGGTTCCCAACTGTTCATTCAGTTATGTCATCCACAGGCGTCATTTCAGCTTTTTtcttgagaggggagggggtaggtgagc encodes:
- the temp gene encoding protein prenyltransferase alpha subunit repeat-containing protein 1 isoform X1, translating into MMFMFQILLIFKMKPKLIFKVNINKHHCRKTSKLERTRYRNHNKPADFFLGFSHTSGFPLLLCDSFIYITGKVSTLTTMEDVTCERIMKKIEAVLSQDTLLDEFDIVFSLGEVNRSPVVHVEHKLGLESWCVKHVYAYAYAKIMGSKQTKRREDPAQVLRWTQFCLLIAPEVTTFWNLRKVLLGQGDLSANLELHFTRLILSRKPKCMEVFQHRKWMFKNVIAKVIPQQANGPNGIDPEHHNGNGVVFHSEQIERFLFAELDLCTWAANKHQNNYHSWNHRLWVIQQFATYVGLVDVCRAEYEESHKWISVHVSEHSGLHYLQYLLDSIVSLVNESKVENVSEIVPYVNSVTKLYQRELDFNRDLIEEYEDHEALFCHRRFLLTRLRDLLCSSPQRTCSPPPPALKRSCVETVNSEWSSVLLGEHFLIEKCTQKKTYQKTLGEKHAQWLNNVIGI
- the temp gene encoding protein prenyltransferase alpha subunit repeat-containing protein 1 isoform X2, whose product is MTVRNFSYLVPDKLSISSSWFSGDGDITVSTLTTMEDVTCERIMKKIEAVLSQDTLLDEFDIVFSLGEVNRSPVVHVEHKLGLESWCVKHVYAYAYAKIMGSKQTKRREDPAQVLRWTQFCLLIAPEVTTFWNLRKVLLGQGDLSANLELHFTRLILSRKPKCMEVFQHRKWMFKNVIAKVIPQQANGPNGIDPEHHNGNGVVFHSEQIERFLFAELDLCTWAANKHQNNYHSWNHRLWVIQQFATYVGLVDVCRAEYEESHKWISVHVSEHSGLHYLQYLLDSIVSLVNESKVENVSEIVPYVNSVTKLYQRELDFNRDLIEEYEDHEALFCHRRFLLTRLRDLLCSSPQRTCSPPPPALKRSCVETVNSEWSSVLLGEHFLIEKCTQKKTYQKTLGEKHAQWLNNVIGI